The genomic interval ATCCATTCTGATTaacaaaaaatgagttttttgtgtttttaacgtgtttttgtggcattgtTCTGATGATTGTGGACATATACAAAGCAAATTAAgcttaatatttcttttattcaaaccgttgtgaatcaagagcccatttgtgatgtagaaaatgaaATGCgtgggccacaaactccctgctccgctccattctgatgcatccacttgcagacaaatagatccatgtacatctttgttttcctcgtctaagctgGTATTTGGcttaaactgtacagctgcataacttcaatatttctcgccatttttgttgcaccggtagtgtttggaggtgtgaggagctgaagctaatgggagagcatgtaaacagaagcTTTACTATGGGTGTTCTGCCCCAAACTGTCCCGCTCACAACTCggaggggaatttctgatgaactactgccccTCTGCATaaattatgtcctaaaaacaatacaagtttttggattttagctaaaaacagcaatatCCTATTCAATAAACCACTTTTACAACGGACCaaaaatgatcggagtgggattttaaagctGCCAACTCTTGTCTCCTCTTGCTGTTGTTTTGTACATGAAGAATTCTCGTAAAAGCACAACTGCAGAAGCCAGAGCACCCTCATGGAAAGTTGCATTGCAAGGGACTGTGAGGACAAAATCACAGCAATGCTAATAGCCTTAAtaacattttctccaaaatgagccataaatataattatgccACCCCCACAAAGTCAATATTTAAGTATAATCAAATATAACTGTCAACTTGCCTGACCTCTGCTATCTGCAATCGCACTTTAATCCTGTGGTTTCACTCCTTTTTTTAGGTCACTacacaattctgttttttatgtaaatttttgGTTCAGTTAGCATTTGGTTAGATAGTTCCTTCTCATCTTTTATCCCTGCTTTTATATTCTTTAGTGTCTTAAATACAGCACAAGTTTTtacttacaagcttttttttatttaactacaATTTCTTGCACATTCTAATCAATGTTTTATGACTttgtaatgtttatttaattgaaGGTTATTGGACATTTGGATATGTAGGTTAAACTAATTCTGAGCTGCCACAAAGCTCCGCATTTTGTGCctgataaacaacaaaaaattgttAGAGACttaatgacaaacattttttattttaaaaacttatctaaattatataaaaaataatactttaactacattaaaatattgaacattgTTATAAGAgcatttcatctttaaaaatacacttttggtTAGCTTTTATTTACCGTAATTTTAGCTAGGAAAATCTGTCTTCAAAAAAGGAAACGCGGATTCTTCAATCCTGCCCTGAAGTTTTACAGTAAACTTTAGCCTGTCGGTCATTTGCTCATCATTTTCAAAGGAGAAATCTGACTTCTCGACTTGGTGCGTGAGTGAATCAGATCCTACTGACTTAGTGAATGCAAATTAAATCGTTTACCCCGTGCTTTGTTATCTGTGTGGAACTCGCAGAAGTTTGATACTATTAGATAATGAATTTAGGAAATACTATTAAAAAACCAATTGAATGTTCCCTGCAGAATGCAATAATACTTGCAGCCGCCCAGGTTGCTGAGGTCTCTTTTTTCCCATCAAAGAAGGGAGCTCTTGTCCTTTTTAGAAAGTGATAATGgaatgttctattttttgcAGGTATTTTTTTAGCCATAAATCATAAAGCTGCAGTCAAAACTTTCTTCCATACATAGCAGGAGGTTAATAATCCTgtcttttttaacttgtgtgaaaaacataaataacgACATGAGGAGTAATGGCTGatgagaaaaaagtgtttagttAACCGGCATAAAAGAATATTCGGGGTGGTTTTTGAACTGCTCATCATTTATAACACTCTTTTAAAATGAACCTCAAGTTGTGGAATTCTTACTAGAAACACTCAGGCAGTAAATAGAAAGGAGTGGTGAGGTGGTGGGTGAAGGCAGCCTCGTGTCTTAGCAGATGATCATTGGCTGGAATGTAGAGAAGGGGAGGGACCTCAGCACTGCTGTTTCTGGAGAGAGGGGCAGAGGGAGTGGGACAGTGAGCGGGAGAGACGGCAAAGGAGGATAAATGAACACAGAGGGCTCTCCCCGCCTCGGCATGCCTGCCTTTCTGATTTCATCCCCCAAAGTCGCCGCTCTTtcaagcagaaagaaaaaagagaagcagaggGTTTGAATGAATGCATGTGAGAGTGGGTTTTGGACACCGGTCACCCTTACCTCTTACATCCTCTGAGGTGTGATACTACTGCGATGGCCAGACACGGACCTGGAAGAGGATAAAGCACAGAGGAACCAGAAGAAAGGCAGTCATTACTTTGCAAAAGGAAGCTGTGGCGTTGATTTGATGGATTATCGCCCATTAAGCCATCTCCAGTCTGGGATGTCTGCATTTCTTCTGCAGCAAATGCTGATGACATTTAACTCTTCATAGTCAATTCAAGACTATCAAAAAACCTGAAATCTTTCGGCCACTTTTTGTGGAggctttattttcaatttttgtgcCTTCAACTCAAAACTTTCctggatattttttctttttcaccttGCTGGAATCGTGCCTGCACTGTGGGCACAGACGGGGGACTCCCTCTCCTTTATCTTCCTCCTTGATCCTTCCAGTGTTTGAAGTGGAGCATGGAGATATGCGGTTGGACTGAAACCAAACAGAGAGTCGTCTATCTGACGAAGTAGCAGATGCCCAAGCTGTCAAAggtcctacaaaataaaaaccatgaaTTTCTCTCTGGATCCGCTGAACCAGAGCTCTGCCAACTCATCGACCTTATCCGCTCCCTTCTGCCTCCTTGACATAGGATATTCCAAGATTTTCAACACCTGCGTCCTCGAAGTGTCCATCATCCTTTTCCTGACGATTCTGATCATCTGTGGGAACCTGGTGGTGATTTTTGTGTTCCACTGTGCCCCTTTGCTTAGCCAGCACACCACCAGTGCTTTCATTCAGACAATGGCATACGCTGACTTGCTGGTGGGGGTCAGCTGCCTTTTCCCTTCCTTGTCTTTGCTCCATCATCTGAAGGGTCTGGACCCCAAACTGACCTGCCAGGTCTTTGGATATATGGTCTCTGTTTTGAAGTCCGTTTCGATGGCATCTTTAGCCTGTGTGAGCGTGGACCGTTACATCGCCATCACAAGGCCTCTGACCTATGCCTCCCTGGTTACACCGTGTCGAGTGCGCTGCTGCGTCGTTCTAATATGGCTCTACTCCGCGTTGGTCTTCCTGCCGTCTTTTCTGGAATGGGGGAAGCCTGGATATCACGGCGACGTTGTCCGGTGGTGTGCGCTGGAGTGGAGGACTAATCCGTTTTTCACAGCTTTTATCGTTGCACTCGTCTACGCCCCTGCTGCAATTACCATCTGCTTCACCTATGCGAACATTTTCAAGATCTGCCGACAGCACACTCGGGAAATCAACGAGCGCCACGCGCGCTACCGACCGCAGCAGCTTCAGGGCCCGGGAATCCCAGCTGGATCGCTAGTCAAGGGCAAAGAAGACATAGGGCAGGTGCCAGACTCGTCCCAAATGCAAAATTCCCAACACCCTCAGCCCCATTATCAGAACTCCACATCCACATACTCAGACAAGAGATATGCCATGGTTTTGTTTCGCATCACCAGCGTTTTTTACATCCTCTGGTTGCCCTATATCCTCTACTTTCTGTTGGAGAGTGGACAGATCTACCGCCACCCTGCCGCCTCTTTCCTCACCACATGGTTGGCAATCAGCAACAGCTTCTGTAACTGTCTTATTTACAGCCTTTCCAACTCTGCTTTCAGAAAGGGTCTGAAACGTCTCTGCTCCTTCTGCTTGCAGCGCACTGGCAGAGGGTTCAGGGTGAAGAACACCAAAAAGACTGGACTTGGCTCTGTTGAAAAAGGTTGTGCAGGTCCGGGTTATGTATTTGACCAGGAGGAAGTGGGAGTTGGTACAACATATCATGTGTAgtctaaagaacaaaaaagtgcTGTAGTGTGAACCAAAACGAAACTactgaaaatgtctttaaaggaGCTATAAAGAGAATTAAGCTTTGATGTTCCACTTCTGATTTCCATTTTTCAGATTGTTTACCGCAGAAAATGAAAGTCTTAAAGGCAAATTGATGAACTCTTAAAGGCCAAAGCCGATTCGAAGTGATTTTTCCTTAATTCACTTGGAAATATGGAACCCCGAACAGGAAAATTACATGGGAGGGTTTTCTACGGAGGAGAGAAATCTGTGGAGGCtgaacaaaatgtttgttttgcacTGCTCTATTTTTGGGATTCTTACTTTGCAAATTTGACAAAACGAAGTGTTGAATGTGCTGTATGTGATACATTATGACCGCTGTCAGCACATTTTGTGTTGAATATCAAAAAGATGGAAACATCCAGTGCAAGTAGCTGCTATAACATTGTAGGAGAATGGAGAGTGACTCTCCCATGCTCCCTCAGTATTAGATGCCAGAAATGGTctgctatcttttttttccttttagttcTCTGCCTAACTGAGTGAGTTgactctaaaaaataaattattaaaagcaTCATTCTGCGATTACACAGAACCAGTCCACAGTTACTGATGTGATTatggtttgtcttttttgagATTTCTCAACAcgcttttaatgaaaaaattatttattatttttgttaaaatgtaattaacttAGTCCTGGTTTTTGCACACATAATGTCAATATCACCCCGCTTCGGTGTACGACTGTTAGACTGACAAAGCAAACAGTAATTATCTTCTTTGttgcactttttattttgattatgcaACTATttgaaagaaagttttttttttaagagattaaAATTAAGAAGACGtatatttgcaaatatttctgATTGTTGGTACATCGTTTGATTTCTTTAAACACATTCGGTGTGTTAATAATTGTACCGGTTGACCTTCGAAATGTGGGATGTCATGAAAGATGGATTGCTTTCCCGTGTGAATTTTAAATCAGCTTATATTTTTTGCGATCTTTGGACCGATGCAACACACCACTATATGCACACACGCTCTAATGTGCCCAGATGGGTGAACAGGCACAAACATGCACACCAACAAAATAGCATCCAATTTGCTCAGGCAGCAAGTCATTTGTGGTGCAATCAGGAGGAAGCTCACCTGCTATGTGGGGGTGCTTTTTGTAGGTGTGTGTGGACACACTTGCATGCAATCCGTTCCTTTTTGcccctttttttgtaatttgcaaAGTAAAACAGTACCAAAATTTGACTGAAATTAATTTAACTAATCATAGTTAAACTAAGAAGTTGTGATAACTGatgttaataataatttctAGCTTTACACATCTTTCTACTTTACCAAAGATATGTTTTGGACTAAAATATTCCCCTTTTATTTGTCCTATCAGAGGATTTGCTTAACTTTACTGGGCTATAGTTTGTGTAAGAGTCCATGGAGTTGTGTTGGCGCAGTAAGCATTTGACTGTTGTAATGTGTTATTGCCTTGACTTAAATCGGAGACAAATTTGGTATAAAACCATATTTTCCTACTTCTGAGGGCTCGGTGTAAAGGCACacgactgtttttttttttctccgacTGAAAATATCCTTCCCCGTTTTCTGCTATTGAGTCCATATTTTCTCGAGTCTACTTTGATTGCATCTATTGTgtgaaactataaaaaaaagtgtttcttaaCATTTCACAACCTGTATTTGTTTCTCCTGTTTTCAGTaaagccaaaacaaacaaaaacaccagtttAGCTGTTAATTCAATGCCTTGTATTGGTGTgattgtgtatttgtgtgtttggaacatgaggatATGTGCAGGTATATCCAGATTTGACCACTGGCTGAATTCAGACTGTTAAAGGTGTTGTAGTCTCTTTCACCTGTGAGTATTTGTGCGATATGTGATGTACAGTTGTACTAGATGTCTAAAACAGTCAGCTGTAAAGCATTGCCAAATGTTGCAGTCTTTCCTGTTTGTGTCTTTCACTGTTCCTCCCTCTGAACAGTTGTATGTTTACAGTTTTGCTGTACTGGATATTTGACTATCAAAGAACAAATATTGAACCTTCGTTCATTTCAGTCCAAGTGTACTCAAAAATGTTGTGCTGTCTAGATCCTCCCGCATGCTTTCCAACAAAGTTGTGAAGTCTTTTAAAAGgtgctgcaaaaaacaaaaaaacatttaggaatAACTGATTTAGAGTGAAATATCTAACACGTTGCCATCAAAGAATATTGCGGCACAGACTTGACATTTTTGAAAGTGTTCACACACTCCTGTGGGGACACAACCCACTTGCACCTTTTTCAGTGGGAAGACTTGAGTGGACACAGGGTCCCCTTAGTCACATTGAGCAAGAGTTGCAGGAAAAATGTGTAACATTGCTCCAGTTGAGGACATGGTTGCAAGTGTCTTTGCGATAAAGTACGACAACACAGCGTTCAAGTTGGAACATTAGGATGAATTAGTACAAACTTGAATAGTTTTTAGTTCTACAATGAATGAAACGTTTTGCAGAAATTCTtctattttgtgctttttgctATTAAATGCTCCCGCCTTTCTGTATTTCGGAAATGCTCTTTAATTGTGTCGaagattttggtaaaaattgcaaaagctttttttgtctgcttaaTGCAGAGTCCTAATGTTGCTACTTGGTATcctgtactgtttttttttttaagttttatagtttttatatttatttttaagactttgGATTGTCtctattgttaaatattttataaaatagtggcccaaaaaaagcaaatttaggACAAACTCAACACtgaagtttaatttaaatattagtATTTAAGACAACCTAGATTCCACCTCTTATCAGTTTTACTTTGCCATTATCGTTCTTTTCTCTCAGActtttcagattattttatcacaaaaacGCTGCCACAAACAGACAGCCCCACTAATGACTGACTCACGAGCCAGCTTTTCCTGCAGAACAGATAATTATCACAAAACACACGAGACAAGGCTTCCCACTGTAACCAAGCCGCATCCTGGAAACATTCCAAACAGCAGAATTCCActcagtttttttgtatttatccacaattaatgaagaaaaaaaatctgcacggTGAACAATAACCGCCTTGTACATTTGAGTCCTAGAAACGGAGCCAATACTGTGTCGACTGTTGACAAAACATGTCTCATATGCCAGTGCTTTTGAATATGCAGTGAGGTTTCTTGTGAATGTCAGGAGAATGTTAATGAACACTGATGTTTAATGATGCTGCTGATGAAAGTGAGTGTTCATTACATGTGTCGCTGTGTGCTTCTGAAAAGGTGTAAATGCTGTCCATCTGTACAGAGGAAATAAATGTGATATTACGTCTGTGTGTTCATGTGATTTTGGAATAAATGTGTTCATATCAATTAAAGAGGAATATTGGagtaattttgtcttttttcagaataaagttttGCTTGTCATGGCGGTATACTTAAgaaatagtataaaaaaaataagtgaatttGTAGCTATCTACTTGGCTTCATGCTGTGTTATTTCTTTTCTGATTGGGCAAATATTTTGTCTGCCGTCAGTTTGTTAAAGCAGCATATCAGAGCTCAGATAGCAAAACAAGTGGGACACGAGAGattctgtaaatatttaaagataacTGTTAAAGAAACTGCTTCATGATTAGCTTGGAAATCTATTATTGAAGggttatattaaaaataagttattgGGGCAATTATTTGAACTAATACTTTCTATTTTACATAAAGAAGACATCATCTCTTGTAGCATCAAAGTTTAATTTGTACAATATGAAGTTTGACTGCCTGAAACCATCAAACTGTGGCAGCCCTCGCTGATGGAGGTGTGGTCCGGGGCCTGTGTCAGGCCTGATAAATATTACGCTCCGTTGTCTTGACGCCGCAGCAGGGTCGTTTGCAAGCAAAGAAAGAATAACAGAATGACGAATCAGCCATTGTGTGCGGGCAGAGAAAACCAGGGACTTGAACAATAGCTGGCTAGTTGTCCGGCTTTCTCACGGAAgcctttttctgctgttttattcCTAGCTTTTACAAACAGAACTGCCGGTTTTGGCTCCATGCTTGTGAATCGACTGCAGTCCCCTCAGAGGAGAATGTTTTGTTCTTGAGAACTTTGTTgaagtttttgtgatttttttccctacagTCTTACTGTGACTTGTTAGTGAGTGTAGGTACATAACACTTTGATGGATCCTCCAACAGAAACATTTGGTTTAAGCATTTGTGTAACCCATCCCTTTATTCTCTGACGGTCATTAGGGGGAAGGCTTGACACATTCTGAAATTAGTTTGTTCCTCTTTTCAGAAAAAGAGGCCTTTGTACCAAAAAAATCTCTCCTCAATTAACATCGTAACACTTGTTTTCTCTTTCCTCTCACTCGACCCTGTTTTTGAAAACCGCCTTTAAACTGAACAGACAATCAAACAGGAAGCTAATTGGCCTCCATGGAAGAGGTCTTTCCAGATCTCTGTCAGCACTTCAGATAAGTGTGGCTAAGTGGTGCTTGATCAAGCATGGATTGTTATGTTTTACTGTGAGACTGTGGCCAAGTGTAATGTGCCCTTTACACTCGATACAAAAACCTGCAACACCTGCGCTCTGAAACGTATCATTTCTAAAGGTCTTTTGTCTCAGGGATTCAATGAGGAAATATAATTTGGAAGCCTCTTTAGTTCTTATCAGATAGTCGcttttgaaacttttgtttttttctcaaatgacGGGAACACTGAGCTGGACCCTAACTTCACATAATAAACATTGGGGGAGGGCATGGATTAGAGCTTTTATGTTGACCTCTGATCGCTATTAACTTGCTTTGTTTTAGCAATCCTTTCTTCCTGCATTTATTCTGATACctaacaatatttttgttcGACCCTCTTCCTCTGTGGAAGTTGGAACAGAAACTGAGAGAAGGGGAGGGGTACGACAATACAAGCCTAATATGTGCAGTTGGCAGCAATTGTAAGTGCAATAAATGAGAAAGTGTTCAGAGATTTATGTCAAGTTTGATTTTTTCGTACTATTATGACATAATGAAAGCTTTTCCTGAAATATCTTGATGGACTTGTCCTAgaatttcataaaaaacatgtcTCCTTGcattgatttcatttatttgtcgAACATGGCGAACCAGATCTCACAGCAGACACTTACCATCAAGGCTCCAGCTCACAGGTGCTGTCAATTAGCTCCTTGATTGGCAGCACCTGCAGGTTCGGGAAGCTCAAAACCAGAGTTGCTATCAACAAGAATTTAAACTGTTTGGTGCTGAAAAGatctaatacatttttaatggtcACTAACCACATGCACAGCCCCATTGCTCCACCCTTCTACAAAACCACAATTCTTAGAAATGCAGCATAATTTCTcggaaaaataaacagcatttcctCCTGTGTATTTGGTGCCTAAATgcattatttaaacaaaaaaaataatctaccaaattaaaattcattttttttgtgctgagTTGCTTCAGTTATCTGCACTCTTTTATTTGtagattaatattttttaaggctCACACATACATTTGTGTTAGATTACTAGCAGCTTACAAATTAATAGTTTTTCTAAtttctgaattatttaaatttgaaatgtaaTAGTTTTACTTACATTGTCAAAGTCGGGTTNNNNNNNNNNNNNNNNNNNNNNNNNNNNNNNNNNNNNNNNNNNNNNNNNNNNNNNNNNNNNNNNNNNNNNNNNNNNNNNNNNNNNNNNNNNNNNNNNNNNNNNNNNNNNNNNNNNNNNNNNNNNNNNNNNNNNNNNNNNNNNNNNNNNNNNNNNNNNNNNNN from Oryzias melastigma strain HK-1 linkage group LG12, ASM292280v2, whole genome shotgun sequence carries:
- the LOC112162890 gene encoding probable G-protein coupled receptor 21, yielding MNFSLDPLNQSSANSSTLSAPFCLLDIGYSKIFNTCVLEVSIILFLTILIICGNLVVIFVFHCAPLLSQHTTSAFIQTMAYADLLVGVSCLFPSLSLLHHLKGLDPKLTCQVFGYMVSVLKSVSMASLACVSVDRYIAITRPLTYASLVTPCRVRCCVVLIWLYSALVFLPSFLEWGKPGYHGDVVRWCALEWRTNPFFTAFIVALVYAPAAITICFTYANIFKICRQHTREINERHARYRPQQLQGPGIPAGSLVKGKEDIGQVPDSSQMQNSQHPQPHYQNSTSTYSDKRYAMVLFRITSVFYILWLPYILYFLLESGQIYRHPAASFLTTWLAISNSFCNCLIYSLSNSAFRKGLKRLCSFCLQRTGRGFRVKNTKKTGLGSVEKGCAGPGYVFDQEEVGVGTTYHV